The following coding sequences lie in one Yamadazyma tenuis chromosome 3, complete sequence genomic window:
- the SFU1 gene encoding GATA-type transcription factor (EggNog:ENOG503P025; COG:K), producing MSFTVKTESDSSLLANLPTATVNTTSNSPAGAPNPSTISPSPTAAASTYTSTDTSTDTSTDTSTDTSADSIKVNSIKVDVVSQNEVSDGQSCSNCGTKTTPLWRRSTNGTLICNACGLYLRSNNTNRPVNLKKTPNLITVENKKHGSCAGDGQCNGTGGSAACKGCPAYNNRMFLKKIHEEEKPKAPTPQSDDLAIACFNCNTTITPLWRRDDGGNTICNACGLYYKLHGSHRPVRMKKATIKRRKRNIDKEKPSSAASEIDINEQEKLAAAAASPQSVVSTVMTVSPKLSLRSPAHMDTPIQHKHSSPRHATPPQGDSSSPVLKQESTPPREHKALMTDLSVPVKSNKISIGGLLNEGTS from the exons ATGTCGTTCACAGTCAAGACTGAAAGTGACCTGTCATTATTAGCAAACCTACCGACAGCAACTGTCAATACTACCAGTAACTCCCCAGCTGGTGCCCCCAACCCATCCACCATCAGTCCCAGTCCTACGGCCGCCGCTTCGACCTACACCTCCACCGACACCTCGACCGATACCTCGACCGACACTTCGACCGATACCTCAGCTGATTCCATTAAagtcaactccatcaaagTCGACGTCGTGTCCCAAAATGAAGTCAGTGACGGTCAACTGTGCTCCAACTGTGGCACAAAAACCACTCCTCTCTGGCGCAGGTCCACCAACGGCACTCTCATCTGTAATGCCTGTGGCCTCTATTTACGCTCCAACAATACGAATCGGCCCGTCAACCTCAAGAAAACTCCCAACCTCATCACAGTCGAAAACAAGAAACATGGTAGCTGTGCCGGTGATGGCCAGTGCAACGGTACCGGTGGTAGCGCCGCCTGTAAAGGCTGCCCCGCCTACAACAACCGGATGTTTTTAAAAAAAATACACGAGGAGGAAAAACCAAAGGCTCCCACCCCACAGCTGGATGACCTCGCCATCGCCTGCTTCAACTGcaacaccaccatcacccCGTTGTGGCGCCGCGACGACGGTGGTAACACCATCTGTAACGCCTGTGGCCTTTACTATAAATTACACGGACTGCACCGGCCGGTGAGAATGAAAAAGGCTACCATCAAAcgaagaaagagaaacaTTGACAAGGAGAAGCCATCATCAGCTGCGTCTGAAATTGATATCAACGAGCaagaaaagttggctgCAGCCGCCGCCTCGCCCCAGTCGGTGGTGCTGACAGTAATGACAGTCTCCCCCAAGCTCTCATTAAGGTCGCCAGCCCATATGGATACCCCAATCCAACACAAGCACTCATCGCCCCGCCATGCCACGCCGCCCCAGGGAGACCTGTCG TCTCCTGTCCTCAAGCAGGAGTCTACACCTCCACGGGAGCACAAGGCGTTGATGACCGACTTGTCCGTACCGGTCAAGAGTAACAAAATCTCAATTGGTGGCTTGTTGAATGAAGGAACCCTGTAG